The Cellulosimicrobium cellulans genome contains the following window.
CTGCGCAAGGCCGACCAGCCGGCGTACCTCGACTGGTCGGTCGGCTCGTTCCGGCTCGCGACGTCGGGCGTGGAGGCGGCGACGCAGATCCACACGCACCTGTGCTACTCGGAGTTCGGCGAGGTCATCGGCGCGATCGACGGCCTCGACGCCGACGTGACGTCGGTCGAGGCGGCGCGCTCGCGCATGGAGATCGTGCCGGAGCTGCGCGACGCCGGGTACGCGCGCGGCATCGGGCCGGGCGTCTACGACATCCACAGCCCGCGCGTGCCCTCCGCCGAGGAGGTCACGGAGCTGCTGGAGCTCGCCGTGAAGTCGATCGACCCGAAGGTCGTGTGGGTCAACCCGGACTGCGGCCTCAAGACCCGCCGCTACGAGGAGACCGTGCCGTCCCTCGAGCACCTCGTCGCGGCGGCGCGGGCGGTTCGCGCGACCCTCGCGACGAAGTAATGCAGTCCGCGAGGTAGTACCGGGTCCTGACCCCGGTACTACCTCGCGTGGCCGGAGTGCTCCCTCGGCAGGTGGGTCAGCGCTCCGCGGCGCCCGACATCGGGAGGGCGAACGCGAGCGTGCAGGCGGCGAGGCCGCCGACGAACAGCCACACGCCGCCGTCCACACCCGACATGCCCGAGCCCATGAGCACGAGCCCGCCCACGAACAGCGCGAAGGCGACGACGAACCGGGCGACGGCGCCCGCACGGTCCGCGACGTCGCGCCCCTCGGTGCCGGTGGGGATCTGCTGCGTGTCCTGCGTGCTCACAAGGGCTCCTTCGGTGCGGGTCAGTCCAGGTACCCCTCCACGGTACCGGGGTCGCGCACGGTCGCGGCATCCGGGTCGCTCCCGAACTCGCGGGCCGCGTCGCGCTGGCGCAGCAGGTCCCAGCACTGGTCGAGCTCCACCTCGATCGCGCGCAGCCGCTCGTGCTCCTGCCCCCCGGTGATCTCGCCGTGCGCGAGCTGCTCGCGGAGCTCGCGCTCCTGCGCCACGAGGTCGCCGATCGTCCTGCGGATGCCGCCGTCGCTGGTCATGCGCACCACGGTATGCCCGACGGCGGACGCGCGCCCGGGCGGTCGGGCGGCACGTCCGACGTCCTAGGCTCGGGCCCATGACGACGACGATCGGCCGCACCGTCCTGCTGTGCCACGACCTCGACGCGAGCGCTGCGTTCTGGGCGGACGGGTTCGGGTTCGGGACGCTGTTCCGCGGCGAGACCGACGGCTTCCCGCTGCTGCACGTCGGACCGGGTCGCGTCGACGAGCCCGGGCTGTGGCTCGTCCCGCTCCCCGCGGGCGGCGCGCCCCTCGTGCGCCACGGGCTGCCGAACCTCGTGCTCTACGTCGACGACCTCGACGCGACCCTCGCGCGGCTCGCCGCCGTGGGGGTCGAGCCGTTCGTCGGGCCGGACGCCGACGCCGAGTCCGGGGACCGGTTCGCGCACGTCCACGACCCCGACGGGCACCGGATCGTCGTCGTACAGCTCGGCCCGGTGGCCGACCCCGCGTAGGGCTACCGCGCCTGCACCCAGGTCGCGTCGTCGGCGAGGATCGTCACCTCGTCGTCGTCGACCACGACGAAGCCGCCGCCGATGCGCAGCTCCGTCGTCGGGCTGTCGGGCGTGCGCAGCCGCACACGTCCCGCCGTCAGGGTCGCCGCGACCGGCTGGTGCCGCGCGAGGATCCCCAGGGTCCCGGACACCGACGGCACCGTCACGCTGCGCGCCCGGCCC
Protein-coding sequences here:
- a CDS encoding VOC family protein, with the protein product MTTTIGRTVLLCHDLDASAAFWADGFGFGTLFRGETDGFPLLHVGPGRVDEPGLWLVPLPAGGAPLVRHGLPNLVLYVDDLDATLARLAAVGVEPFVGPDADAESGDRFAHVHDPDGHRIVVVQLGPVADPA
- the atpC gene encoding ATP synthase F1 subunit epsilon, giving the protein MPVASSPSETAAPVEERLVSVEVVVPSGVFWSGRARSVTVPSVSGTLGILARHQPVAATLTAGRVRLRTPDSPTTELRIGGGFVVVDDDEVTILADDATWVQAR
- a CDS encoding DUF2630 family protein is translated as MTSDGGIRRTIGDLVAQERELREQLAHGEITGGQEHERLRAIEVELDQCWDLLRQRDAAREFGSDPDAATVRDPGTVEGYLD